In a genomic window of Wyeomyia smithii strain HCP4-BCI-WySm-NY-G18 chromosome 1, ASM2978416v1, whole genome shotgun sequence:
- the LOC129717930 gene encoding uncharacterized protein YdcI: MATRARRAATKAPIVIDSDTESEQDASDPEGIFSSPDAKPKVKRAIKRSTNGSEEDSDFDEFKVKELKAPAKRRISAKGTESPAKKPKTEPKPKAPRKPRKVKSPKEPKLTAKKVPKEPKVPKAPKVPKEPKAPKVPKAPKAPKVTKEPKTLKATGTKRGGRKKTAELTAAAETVVEDTDQSVVEVEVKEEPPQNDMENVSIVELDSPAPKPTPVEQNSRPKYKKRISMTVRDQWEDHDLLAEMQNIDRHTARNIIRLFEEENTIPFIYRYRRELIGDMTPDDLRDVKLAYNQILSIKVKADSIIKNLEKEEKLTEDIKLDLMSAKSIDELDHMYAPFKPANKGSLADRAKALGLESYAEGILIGSLPEINIPELVKPDIEGLETVEKVEEGIKHLMAYNFSKNTAVLEEIRRIITKYDIMLSSSQVKSRPGRDKSEANNNGAAPGASGGVAALKRIPKKVDEFKYEHYFSFSCATKYLRPHQIMALNRGENQKVLSIKLQFKDQVKGDLYWFLKREYLQDGVTSRKRTELFEASFDEAFSKKLIPLMTRSVRSELTKRAEKASVEVFANNLKQLLLTGPVKGEKILGIDPGFSNGCKLALISECGELLDSTTVYPHVGGERSKVAPGIIAKIMLKHNCNLIALGNGTACRETESMLSYMLEEGILDKRWIRYCIVPEQGASIYSCSEVAKKEFPKMDVNLISAVSIARRLQDPLCEYVKIEPRHLGVGMYQHDLNEKTLSETLDEVVMECVSFVGVDINTASVTLLSHVAGLTSKRAEHIVSHRTRHGPFRSREQLLKVKFIGDKTFTQCAGFIRIEPLTAGIREYNLLDSTWVHPESYELAESIISRAGLSNKEIGRADFILGIRDFAYRTPKDALTNMFNQPIERIECVLTALQRDLLRDYRADVNKPPMFKKGLTSMADLTEGTVLTGAVNNVTDFGAFVDIGVENNGLIHRTKMNGKRVNIGDRVEVTVISIDIAKGRLGLKLEQIL, encoded by the exons ATGGCTACGAGAGCTCGCCGTGCGGCTACTAAAGCCCCCATAGTGATCGATTCCGATACAGAATCCGAACAAGATGCCAGCGACCCGGAGGGTATCTTCTCCAGTCCAGATGCAAAGCCTAAGGTAAAACGTGCCATCAAGCGTTCCACCAATGGGTCCGAGGAGGATTCCGATTTTGACGAATTCAAAGTGAAGGAGTt AAAAGCACCCGCGAAGCGGAGAATTTCTGCTAAAGGAACCGAGAGTCCCGCAAAGAAACCGAAAACGGAACCCAAACCGAAAGCTCCGAGGAAACCACGAAAAGTAAAATCTCCAAAGGAACCAAAATTGACAGCGAAAAAAGTACCGAAAGAACCCAAAGTGCCAAAAGCACCAAAGGTACCGAAGGAACCCAAAGCACCAAAAGTGCCGAAAGCCCCAAAAGCTCCGAAGGTTACAAAGGAACCAAAAACACTGAAAGCCACTGGAACTAAACGAGGTGGACGTAAAAAAACTGCCGAACTAACAGCCGCAGCAGAAACAGTAGTAGAAGATACAGATCAGTCTGTAGTTGAAGTTGAAGTAAAAGAAGAACCACCACAAAATGATATGGAAAATGTGTCGATAGTAGAATTGGATTCTCCGGCTCCTAAGCCAACGCCTGTGGAGCAGAATTCCCGACCAAAATACAAAAAGCGCATTAGCATGACGGTACGAGATCAGTGGGAGGATCATGATCTGCTAGCAGAAATGCAAAACATTGATCGTCATACGGCTCGTAATATAATTCGTTTGTTCGAAGAGGAAAACACCATTCCATTCATTTATCGGTATCGAAGAGAATTGATAGGCGACATGACACCGGATGACCTACGAGACGTTAAACTTGCGTACAATCAAATACTCTCGATCAAAGTCAAAGCGGATAGCATTATCAAGAATCTCGAGAAAGAAGAAAAGCTCACGGAAGATATTAAACTAGATTTAATGTCGGCGAAAAGTATCGATGAACTGGATCATATGTATGCGCCCTTTAAGCCGGCCAATAAGGGTTCCTTGGCAGACCGAGCAAAGGCCTTAGGTTTAGAAAGTTACGCTGAAGGTATTCTAATCGGAAGCCTGCCGGAAATCAATATTCCCGAATTAGTTAAACCGGACATCGAAGGTCTGGAAACAGTTGAAAAAGTCGAAGAAGGCATCAAGCATCTGATGGCGTACAATTTTAGCAAGAATACTGCCGTGCTGGAGGAAATCCGGAGGAT CATCACAAAATACGACATCATGCTCAGTTCGAGTCAGGTGAAATCGCGCCCCGGGCGAGACAAGTCGGAAGCAAACAACAACGGGGCAGCTCCAGGCGCTTCGGGTGGAGTTGCTGCCCTCAAGCGAATTCCGAAGAAGGTCGACGAGTTTAAGTACGAACACTACTTCAGCTTCAGCTGTGCCACCAAATATCTTCGGCCGCATCAGATAATGGCCCTAAACCGGGGTGAAAATCAAAAGGTGCTCAGCATTAAACTCCAGTTCAAGGATCAGGTCAAAGGAGATTTGTATTGGTTCCTAAAGCGAGAGTACCTACAAGACGGTGTTACGTCCCGAAAGCGGACGGAGCTGTTTGAGGCATCGTTTGATGAAGCTTTCTCGAAGAAAC TGATTCCGTTGATGACGCGGAGCGTTCGCTCCGAGCTGACAAAGCGAGCCGAGAAAGCGTCGGTCGAAGTCTTCGCTAACAATCTCAAACAGTTGCTACTGACCGGACCGGTCAAAGGTGAAAAGATCCTCGGCATCGACCCAGGTTTCAGCAACGGCTGCAAATTGGCGCTCATTTCCGAGTGTGGAGAGCTGTTGGATTCCACCACCGTCTATCCGCACGTCGGAGGAGAACGCTCCAAGGTGGCACCCGGAATTATTGCAAAAATAATGCTCAAGCACAATTGTAACTTGATTGCCCTCGGCAATGGGACAGCATGCCGGGAGACCGAATCAATGCTGTCGTATATGTTAGAAGAGGGAATTTTGGACAAAAGATGGATTCGCTATTGTATTGTTCCCGAGCAGGGAGCTTCGATCTACTCCTGCAGTGAAGTTGCGAAAAAAGAATTTCCCAAAATGGATGTGAACCTTATCAGTGCAG TTTCCATTGCACGACGTTTGCAAGATCCGCTTTGTGAGTACGTAAAAATCGAACCACGTCATCTGGGGGTAGGTATGTATCAGCATGATCTCAACGAGAAAACCCTCTCTGAAACGCTCGATGAGGTGGTGATGGAATGTGTATCGTTTGTTGGTGTAGACATCAACACAGCGTCAGTCACTTTGCTAAGTCACGTAGCGGGTTTGACTTCAAAACGAGCCGAGCATATTGTAAGCCATCGAACGCGACACGGGCCATTCCGCAGTCGCGAGCAGTTGCTCAAAGTGAAATTCATTGGTGACAAAACTTTTACTCAATGTGCTGGTTTTATTCGGATCGAGCCGTTGACTGCCGGCATACGGGAGTATAATTTGCTAGATTCCACCTGGGTTCATCCCGAGAGTTACGAACTTGCAGAAAGTATCATTAGTAGGGCTGGACTGTCAAATAAGGAGATTGGGCGTGCTGATTTTATTTTGGGAATTCGCGACTTCGCTTATCGAACGCCAAAAGACGCGCTGACAAACATGTTTAATCAGCCTATCGAGCGGATCGAATGCGTGCTGACCGCTTTGCAGCGGGATTTGTTGCGCGATTATCGAGCTGATGTTAACAAGCCACCAATGTTCAAAAAAGGTCTCACATCAATGGCTGATCTGACGGAGGGAACCGTGTTGACCGGGGCGGTCAATAATGTGACTGATTTTGGAGCGTTCGTCGATATCGGAGTCGAAAACAACGGATTGATTCATCGCACTAAAATGAACGGGAAGCGTGTTAACATCGGAGACAGAGTGGAAGTGACCGTGATTTCTATTGACATTGCCAAGGGACGACTAGGACTCAAGCTGGAACAGATTTTGTAA